A stretch of the Sulfolobus acidocaldarius SUSAZ genome encodes the following:
- a CDS encoding major facilitator transporter yields MKIGIIIFVLVLGTLMAAVDTTIVLLALPTITTDLHTDLYTSIWVLLAYLLVLAILSTQAGRIGDIVGRSRIYNMGFLFFTLASGLCGISNNVEFLIGFRILQAAGGAMLASNSGAIVADILPPNRRGGAYGLTTLGWNVGALLGIILGGVLTTFVGWRYIFYINVPIGIIAVILGFREIKDVNKTKNKLDIPGSLVLGLLLFLISFGSVLIAGEGVSISSVLMIIVGILLIPAFILVERKVSAPIVNMRVFREKKLSYSVFANFLQGLGALAVSFLLIMYLQGVRGYSPFYSSIILSPGYIIASILAPIMGRVADRGKPGVIAGIGLIFTFISLMAYYLFLTPITPIEIILAITFITGIGSGMFWPSNQTAIMFNAPREYYGAVSGVSRTLGNIGTILSYVLTITVSTLSIPRNVAFEIFLGTNVLNGGVSSVFVDGLHLAFLISSVIVVVAAILSILGEGKTSRKVVE; encoded by the coding sequence ATGAAAATTGGTATAATTATCTTTGTCCTAGTCCTTGGAACTCTGATGGCAGCAGTAGACACCACTATAGTATTACTAGCCCTACCCACAATCACAACCGATTTACACACAGACCTCTACACATCAATATGGGTTCTACTAGCTTACCTATTGGTATTAGCTATACTATCAACTCAGGCTGGTAGAATCGGAGACATAGTAGGAAGGTCTAGAATTTATAACATGGGGTTCCTGTTTTTCACTTTAGCCTCTGGATTATGTGGAATTTCAAATAATGTAGAATTTCTCATAGGTTTCAGGATCCTACAAGCAGCTGGAGGTGCAATGCTTGCATCAAACAGTGGGGCAATAGTTGCTGATATCCTTCCACCCAACAGAAGGGGTGGTGCGTATGGGTTGACCACTTTAGGATGGAATGTAGGTGCACTTTTGGGAATAATTTTAGGAGGCGTGTTGACTACTTTTGTAGGATGGAGATACATATTTTACATTAATGTACCTATAGGAATAATCGCTGTAATCCTGGGCTTCAGAGAGATAAAAGATGTTAACAAAACAAAGAATAAGTTAGATATTCCAGGTTCACTCGTATTAGGTTTACTGTTATTTTTAATTTCCTTCGGTTCAGTGCTAATTGCAGGTGAGGGTGTATCAATATCAAGTGTCTTAATGATCATAGTGGGCATCTTACTTATTCCTGCATTTATACTTGTGGAAAGAAAGGTCAGTGCACCGATTGTGAATATGAGGGTCTTCCGAGAGAAGAAGCTTTCGTATTCTGTATTCGCGAATTTCTTACAGGGTCTAGGCGCATTAGCGGTAAGTTTCCTCTTGATCATGTACTTACAAGGTGTTAGGGGGTATAGTCCATTTTACTCGTCAATAATACTTTCACCAGGTTATATTATAGCTAGTATTTTAGCACCAATTATGGGTAGAGTTGCTGACAGAGGAAAACCTGGAGTAATTGCTGGAATAGGGCTAATTTTCACTTTTATCTCATTAATGGCTTACTACCTATTTTTAACACCAATAACACCTATAGAAATAATTTTAGCGATTACCTTTATAACCGGCATCGGCTCAGGTATGTTTTGGCCGTCAAACCAAACAGCAATAATGTTTAACGCTCCTAGAGAATATTACGGTGCTGTTTCAGGTGTATCAAGAACCTTAGGAAATATCGGTACAATATTGAGTTATGTGCTCACAATTACAGTATCTACACTCAGTATACCTAGAAATGTTGCCTTCGAGATATTTCTGGGAACTAATGTGCTGAATGGAGGGGTAAGTTCAGTATTTGTGGATGGTCTCCACTTGGCATTTTTAATATCTTCAGTTATAGTTGTAGTTGCCGCAATCCTGTCGATTTTAGGAGAAGGTAAGACATCTCGTAAGGTAGTGGAATAA